One genomic segment of Gossypium arboreum isolate Shixiya-1 chromosome 3, ASM2569848v2, whole genome shotgun sequence includes these proteins:
- the LOC108465039 gene encoding fanconi-associated nuclease 1 homolog isoform X1, with the protein MLTGRESLSRLIGKRRRFLPNLQSILFSPIRSSLNLLSDKNGGLTETESSKGKVEISSSDLVTCPVCGSKVRGEDYTINSHLDRCLSRRTKRKLTQRTLLELNFGCSQSKLQISSDESERLLSSDLRKNCSDCEENVTRCFSKIDPREEKSHDQCRQLPHTESVKQIDVAGSAENPISDGRANTMVYFSALSTDNEESRNHMDGTVDSISGMAIDTFIVGRKFSDEKEVNLGANISLLRDPDNIKDSNAIKVLSASSACCKVLGYLPLELAQYLSPLIEKYCLSFEGYVISVPKRSLDAVPIQIVCQNIIFNGKNGCDEFEALHLWQKALQVVEFAKNRPPNTTKYQQNFCLLLKEVLTSSPHLFTKDEKKFIESFTSLSEDSQRLFVRLYTRKGPWFRLSTIMYPEICNPQQAVKELSAAGYLYLFEDTTKLHDDEMKDLLSLLTVSELRDILCTLRKKCNHGSRKQNLIASLLSCYKGGSCPVLQRLIWDRTEICIRASPEAESLFWRAERLFFLNGEQDLSAFLLVDLRIVKYPTYNCIILEQIFSNESDLLAYEEAIEVAQVIDQSLDENNFELVLRCIMIADSRISCCPEKLIDSTSPDLMAIFRSCFSASWVYSKVILLGISFLECERRYKDAIHLLRRLLDCFTCDARRGYWTVRLSVDLEHIGCPNESLSVAEAGLLDPWVRAGSRMALQRRVLRLAKPPRRWKTPSFSESLKRKIIEVHIQGRPLNCEAGRKSRFYGEDGEQCGVEQLALQYYATEGGWQGVHTESGIWMTIFGLLMWDILFSDVPNVFRTRFQTAPLDMDTDHFYLARKSLIEPQLQKIHDGLAEEILITSWELHMGTACRGVNWDQHSLSDLRAAVSCIRGPCLASLCRHLAQDYRSWLSGMPDLLLWRFHGDYKGEAKLVEVKGPRDQLSEQQRAWLLLLMDCGFNAEVCKVSPTVASP; encoded by the exons ATGCTAACTGGAAGAGAAAGTTTAAGCAGATTGATCGGCAAGCGCCGCCGTTTTCTTCCCAACCTTCAATCTATTCTCTTTTCGCCTATCCGG AGCTCTTTGAATCTATTGTCTGATAAAAATGGAGGCTTGACTGAAACTGAATCTTCCAAAGGCAAAGTTGAAATATCCAGTTCTGATTTGGTAACTTGCCCTGTTTGTGGGAGCAAAGTTCGTGGTGAAGATTACACTATCAATTCTCATCTGG ACAGATGTCTTTCTAGAAGAACCAAGCGGAAGCTGACACAGCGGACACTTCTGGAATTAAACTTTGGTTGCTCTCAGTCAAAGCTTCAAATTTCCTCGGATGAATCAGAACGGCTGCTGAGTAGTGACCTTAGGAAGAATTGTTCTGACTGTGAAGAGAATGTCACTCGTTGCTTCTCGAAGATTGATCCAAGAGAAGAAAAAAGCCATGATCAGTGCAGACAATTGCCGCATACTGAGAGTGTTAAACAAATTGATGTGGCTGGTTCTGCAGAAAATCCAATCAGTGATGGAAGGGCAAACACCATGGTTTACTTTTCTGCATTGTCCACTGATAATGAGGAGTCCAGAAATCATATGGATGGAACTGTGGACAGCATATCTGGGATGGCTATTGATACTTTTATCGTCGGTCGTAAGTTTAGTGATGAAAAAGAGGTGAATCTAGGGGCAAACATATCTCTTCTGAGAGACCCTGATAATATTAAGGATTCAAATGCTATCAAG GTTCTTTCTGCAAGTTCTGCATGCTGTAAAGTGCTTGGTTATCTCCCTCTAGAGTTAGCTCAGTATTTATCTCCTCTGATTGAAAAGTACTGCTTGAGCTTTGAG GGGTATGTGATATCTGTTCCTAAACGTTCTCTTGATGCTGTTCCAATTCAGATTGTGTGTCAGAACATTATATTTAACGGTAAAAACGGATGTGATGAATTTGAGGCTTTACATTTGTGGCAAAAAGCTCTTCAAGTAGTTGAATTTGCAAAGAACCGCCCACCTAATACGACAAAATATCAGCAAAATTTTTGTTTGTTACTAAAGGAGGTTCTAACTAGTAGCCCTCACCTTTTcacaaaagatgaaaagaaattcaTCG AATCATTCACTTCATTATCAGAGGATAGTCAGAGGCTTTTTGTTCGACTTTATACACGGAAAG gaCCTTGGTTTCGATTGTCTACCATTATGTACCCTGAAATATGTAATCCTCAACAAGCTGTCAAGGAGCTGTCTG CAGCTGGCTATCTGTATCTCTTTGAAGATACAACTAAACTACATGATGATGAAATGAAGGACCTTTTGAGTCTGCTCACTGTTTCTGAGCTTCGTGACATTTTATGTACACTTAGAAAG AAATGTAATCACGGATCAAGAAAGCAAAATCTTATTGCATCTCTTCTTTCCTGCTATAAAGGTGGATCAtg CCCTGTTCTACAACGGTTAATTTGGGACAGAACCGAGATTTGTATTAGGGCATCTCCAGAAGCTGAATCCCTTTTTTGGCGTGCTGAG AGGCTTTTCTTCCTAAATGGAGAACAGGATCTGTCGGCATTCCTACTGGTGGATCTCAGGATTGTCAAGTATCCTACTTACAACTGCATAATTTTAGAACAGATTTTCTCGAATGAAAGTGACTTACTTGCATATGAAGAG GCCATTGAAGTGGCTCAAGTAATTGATCAGTCTCTTGATGAAAACAACTTTGAGTTGGTTTTAAGATGCATCATGATAGCTGATTCCCGTATATCCTGCTGTCCCGAGAAATTGATTGATTCCACAAGTCCTGATTTAATGGCTATATTTCGATCATGCTTCTCAGCATCATGGGTGTATTCTAAAGTAATCTTGCTTGGAATTTCCTTCCTTGAGTGTGAGCGTAG GTACAAGGATGCGATACATTTACTAAGGCGATTGCTTGATTGCTTCACCTGTGATGCAAGAAGGGGATATTGGACCGTAAGATTATCTGTTGATTTGGAGCATATTGGCTGCCCCAATGAGAGTCTTTCAGTCGCTGAGGCTGGATTATTAGATCCTTGGGTTCGTGCCGGTTCAAGAATGGCACTACAAAGGCGAGTTCTTCGCTTGGCAAAACCACCTAGGCGCTGGAAAACTCCAAGCTTTTCAGAATCTCTTAAGAGGAAGATAATAGAG GTTCATATTCAAGGGAGACCATTGAACTGTGAAGCTGGTAGAAAAAGCCGGTTCTATGGGGAAGATGGGGAGCAATGTGGAGTAGAACAGTTAGCTCTACAGTATTATGCAACAGAAGGTGGATGGCAGGGTGTCCATACAGAGAGTGGTATATGGATGACTATCTTCGGGCTTCTCATGTGGGATATTTTATTTTCAGATGTACCAAATGTTTTCCGCACCAGATTCCAG ACTGCTCCATTGGATATGGATACTGATCATTTTTATCTGGCAAGAAAGAGCCTTATCGAGCCCCAACTACAAAAAATCCACGATGGTTTGGCTGAAGAGATTCTCATAACATCATGGGAATTGCATATGGGAACAGCTTGTAGAGGAGTTAATTGGGACCAACACTCCCTTTCCGACCTTCGAGCAGCTGTTTCATGTATCAGAGGTCCTTGTTTGGCCTCTCTATGTAGACATCTCGCTCAGGATTACCGCAGTTGGTTGAGTGGAATGCCTGATTTGTTGCTCTGGCGGTTCCATGGGGACTACAAAGGTGAAGCCAAACTCGTCGAGGTTAAGGGCCCTAGAGATCAACTCTCCGAACAACAAAGAGCATGGCTGCTGCTTCTAATGGATTGTGGATTCAATGCGGAGGTTTGTAAAGTGAGCCCTACAGTAGCATCCCCTTGA
- the LOC108465039 gene encoding fanconi-associated nuclease 1 homolog isoform X2 yields MLTGRESLSRLIGKRRRFLPNLQSILFSPIRSSLNLLSDKNGGLTETESSKGKVEISSSDLVTCPVCGSKVRGEDYTINSHLDRCLSRRTKRKLTQRTLLELNFGCSQSKLQISSDESERLLSSDLRKNCSDCEENVTRCFSKIDPREEKSHDQCRQLPHTESVKQIDVAGSAENPISDGRANTMVYFSALSTDNEESRNHMDGTVDSISGMAIDTFIVGRKFSDEKEVNLGANISLLRDPDNIKDSNAIKVLSASSACCKVLGYLPLELAQYLSPLIEKYCLSFEGYVISVPKRSLDAVPIQIVCQNIIFNGKNGCDEFEALHLWQKALQVVEFAKNRPPNTTKYQQNFCLLLKEVLTSSPHLFTKDEKKFIESFTSLSEDSQRLFVRLYTRKGPWFRLSTIMYPEICNPQQAVKELSAGYLYLFEDTTKLHDDEMKDLLSLLTVSELRDILCTLRKKCNHGSRKQNLIASLLSCYKGGSCPVLQRLIWDRTEICIRASPEAESLFWRAERLFFLNGEQDLSAFLLVDLRIVKYPTYNCIILEQIFSNESDLLAYEEAIEVAQVIDQSLDENNFELVLRCIMIADSRISCCPEKLIDSTSPDLMAIFRSCFSASWVYSKVILLGISFLECERRYKDAIHLLRRLLDCFTCDARRGYWTVRLSVDLEHIGCPNESLSVAEAGLLDPWVRAGSRMALQRRVLRLAKPPRRWKTPSFSESLKRKIIEVHIQGRPLNCEAGRKSRFYGEDGEQCGVEQLALQYYATEGGWQGVHTESGIWMTIFGLLMWDILFSDVPNVFRTRFQTAPLDMDTDHFYLARKSLIEPQLQKIHDGLAEEILITSWELHMGTACRGVNWDQHSLSDLRAAVSCIRGPCLASLCRHLAQDYRSWLSGMPDLLLWRFHGDYKGEAKLVEVKGPRDQLSEQQRAWLLLLMDCGFNAEVCKVSPTVASP; encoded by the exons ATGCTAACTGGAAGAGAAAGTTTAAGCAGATTGATCGGCAAGCGCCGCCGTTTTCTTCCCAACCTTCAATCTATTCTCTTTTCGCCTATCCGG AGCTCTTTGAATCTATTGTCTGATAAAAATGGAGGCTTGACTGAAACTGAATCTTCCAAAGGCAAAGTTGAAATATCCAGTTCTGATTTGGTAACTTGCCCTGTTTGTGGGAGCAAAGTTCGTGGTGAAGATTACACTATCAATTCTCATCTGG ACAGATGTCTTTCTAGAAGAACCAAGCGGAAGCTGACACAGCGGACACTTCTGGAATTAAACTTTGGTTGCTCTCAGTCAAAGCTTCAAATTTCCTCGGATGAATCAGAACGGCTGCTGAGTAGTGACCTTAGGAAGAATTGTTCTGACTGTGAAGAGAATGTCACTCGTTGCTTCTCGAAGATTGATCCAAGAGAAGAAAAAAGCCATGATCAGTGCAGACAATTGCCGCATACTGAGAGTGTTAAACAAATTGATGTGGCTGGTTCTGCAGAAAATCCAATCAGTGATGGAAGGGCAAACACCATGGTTTACTTTTCTGCATTGTCCACTGATAATGAGGAGTCCAGAAATCATATGGATGGAACTGTGGACAGCATATCTGGGATGGCTATTGATACTTTTATCGTCGGTCGTAAGTTTAGTGATGAAAAAGAGGTGAATCTAGGGGCAAACATATCTCTTCTGAGAGACCCTGATAATATTAAGGATTCAAATGCTATCAAG GTTCTTTCTGCAAGTTCTGCATGCTGTAAAGTGCTTGGTTATCTCCCTCTAGAGTTAGCTCAGTATTTATCTCCTCTGATTGAAAAGTACTGCTTGAGCTTTGAG GGGTATGTGATATCTGTTCCTAAACGTTCTCTTGATGCTGTTCCAATTCAGATTGTGTGTCAGAACATTATATTTAACGGTAAAAACGGATGTGATGAATTTGAGGCTTTACATTTGTGGCAAAAAGCTCTTCAAGTAGTTGAATTTGCAAAGAACCGCCCACCTAATACGACAAAATATCAGCAAAATTTTTGTTTGTTACTAAAGGAGGTTCTAACTAGTAGCCCTCACCTTTTcacaaaagatgaaaagaaattcaTCG AATCATTCACTTCATTATCAGAGGATAGTCAGAGGCTTTTTGTTCGACTTTATACACGGAAAG gaCCTTGGTTTCGATTGTCTACCATTATGTACCCTGAAATATGTAATCCTCAACAAGCTGTCAAGGAGCTGTCTG CTGGCTATCTGTATCTCTTTGAAGATACAACTAAACTACATGATGATGAAATGAAGGACCTTTTGAGTCTGCTCACTGTTTCTGAGCTTCGTGACATTTTATGTACACTTAGAAAG AAATGTAATCACGGATCAAGAAAGCAAAATCTTATTGCATCTCTTCTTTCCTGCTATAAAGGTGGATCAtg CCCTGTTCTACAACGGTTAATTTGGGACAGAACCGAGATTTGTATTAGGGCATCTCCAGAAGCTGAATCCCTTTTTTGGCGTGCTGAG AGGCTTTTCTTCCTAAATGGAGAACAGGATCTGTCGGCATTCCTACTGGTGGATCTCAGGATTGTCAAGTATCCTACTTACAACTGCATAATTTTAGAACAGATTTTCTCGAATGAAAGTGACTTACTTGCATATGAAGAG GCCATTGAAGTGGCTCAAGTAATTGATCAGTCTCTTGATGAAAACAACTTTGAGTTGGTTTTAAGATGCATCATGATAGCTGATTCCCGTATATCCTGCTGTCCCGAGAAATTGATTGATTCCACAAGTCCTGATTTAATGGCTATATTTCGATCATGCTTCTCAGCATCATGGGTGTATTCTAAAGTAATCTTGCTTGGAATTTCCTTCCTTGAGTGTGAGCGTAG GTACAAGGATGCGATACATTTACTAAGGCGATTGCTTGATTGCTTCACCTGTGATGCAAGAAGGGGATATTGGACCGTAAGATTATCTGTTGATTTGGAGCATATTGGCTGCCCCAATGAGAGTCTTTCAGTCGCTGAGGCTGGATTATTAGATCCTTGGGTTCGTGCCGGTTCAAGAATGGCACTACAAAGGCGAGTTCTTCGCTTGGCAAAACCACCTAGGCGCTGGAAAACTCCAAGCTTTTCAGAATCTCTTAAGAGGAAGATAATAGAG GTTCATATTCAAGGGAGACCATTGAACTGTGAAGCTGGTAGAAAAAGCCGGTTCTATGGGGAAGATGGGGAGCAATGTGGAGTAGAACAGTTAGCTCTACAGTATTATGCAACAGAAGGTGGATGGCAGGGTGTCCATACAGAGAGTGGTATATGGATGACTATCTTCGGGCTTCTCATGTGGGATATTTTATTTTCAGATGTACCAAATGTTTTCCGCACCAGATTCCAG ACTGCTCCATTGGATATGGATACTGATCATTTTTATCTGGCAAGAAAGAGCCTTATCGAGCCCCAACTACAAAAAATCCACGATGGTTTGGCTGAAGAGATTCTCATAACATCATGGGAATTGCATATGGGAACAGCTTGTAGAGGAGTTAATTGGGACCAACACTCCCTTTCCGACCTTCGAGCAGCTGTTTCATGTATCAGAGGTCCTTGTTTGGCCTCTCTATGTAGACATCTCGCTCAGGATTACCGCAGTTGGTTGAGTGGAATGCCTGATTTGTTGCTCTGGCGGTTCCATGGGGACTACAAAGGTGAAGCCAAACTCGTCGAGGTTAAGGGCCCTAGAGATCAACTCTCCGAACAACAAAGAGCATGGCTGCTGCTTCTAATGGATTGTGGATTCAATGCGGAGGTTTGTAAAGTGAGCCCTACAGTAGCATCCCCTTGA